aaaatgaaaacaattCTCGAATTAGAGTTACAACTAATATGGATGAAAGTGAAAATGAGAAGAATCAAAGTATGACAAAATCTTTAcacaaagaaaatataaacacatGGAATGTTTATCttggtaataataaagattattttgatgacgacgatgaagaagaagataatgaagatgatgaaacaacgaaaaataaatataataaaaatatgaataaacaaaataatagtaaaaataaagataataatattgatgaTTGTTTAGATTATCGTATATCAATAAATTTAGAACATACAAAATCGATTAgtaaactatttttatcaaaaattacACCAGTTTATGAAAGGTATAAAGAAAGAACaagttttataaataaatatatgggTATTCAATTTgatttaacaaaaataaaaacaaaggataataatgaattttatgaaatcGAAATTGAAATACCCACAAAAAGTATTTTCAAAGCTATGTCAAatttaagaaataaaaatgattcaaattatttgcattttatatgttcgaatttaataaataatgctaGAGGAATATGTAGccaattaaatttatttaaaaaaaataattttatgaaaactggattaaataataatgatatattaccATCCCTACCAGCTTCTCAAGTTAATTATTCTCATTCTCAAAGCGaacaaaaattgtttaaaaaatatatgcattctGTATTACCTATTGTAGGAGATTATATGTTTAGAGTtgtttcaaaaaatgagCAAATgcttcaaaaaaaaataaacgatAGCAATATATCGAACCATgacaaatttaatatgcttaaaaatataatagacATTAGAAggcataataaaaaatgtacaaTATCAGTTACTCAAACATATGCAGAAAATAGATGGaaagttattaaaaatgaaaattcaCAAAATGTTATCGTTTTAGTATCAGACAGTAGCGACCATAGTGATGAAGAGGAACACCAAAATAGccaatatgaaaaaataaaacaaaacagAGCAAGTAGCCAAAATTCACCATATAACAATTCGAGTGATAATAATCCTCATTTTAATGATCAATATAATGAAGGTGATGATTACGataatgatgatgaaacaataaataataaaaaaaataaagatccCAGTTTTTATGATGATACATAACTATTCAAGAAGACATTACACATGTTTAATAgctaaaattatttttttgtgtattttaacatatatattatgggTAGCAtgtgtattatattttttcccaCCTTAAGGGggcatatacatataccTATTCACACTATgcacatgcatatatatacgcaTGTGATAAACATTCACTAtttgattttatatttattttaaaactgTATTTGTTATGTATTGTGCataatatcttttattttaataaaatattttaaaaatatagcatatatatatcataaaaaggcaaaggaaatatattacaattCTTTGCTATGgtgtaatattattatacctATGTAATGAATAATTTCTAACCCATTCGTACCTTTAAAAACatcaaaatatgtttatagtGATGTTAAATAGAGGGAATATAtactaatttttaattatatatatataccaaATTGAtctacatatttttcttcgGTTAAATAAGCATAGTcatgcatatttatgaaaaagaaatgagGCTAAAAATGCTAGTATATACCCCATATACTTTTTCTCAACTGGTGTATATGCATACGCATACTATTATATTAGGATAAACCACACTTTAATTCTATAAGTTTATAAAATGATGTTTTTGTCGTTCCCTCTACTGccttattatatgaatacaGGAATTATACATTctacaaaaattattgagaaaaaatatatagcttttttattaaactttttaggaaattatttgtatatatatgcaatagTACTacaataaatttttgtgtatatcataaaatatatacttatatacACGCATAATAATGTGctagataaatataaatttcttgtaatatttgtaagctacaaattttatcgggtaaaaaaaaaaataatattgcaATACACAGGAAAACAAAACACCGCTTTACttgttattaataaaagtaaaCTCCACAAacaaacataaaataacgtaattatataaacgacaaaagatgaaaaagaataaaaatacataacaaaatatatgtgcaccaaactattttatgtataaaatccaataaaataaagcataattaattaaaataactttaatatttatgtaaatttaaatacatataaatattattgcataaaaaataacgctttctacatatttttaaaataattaaattttgtttacgaaaaatattataataattaaatacaaataagtgttatattatttataaataaacattaattttaaatacaattattatatatataattaaaaaatttccCACTTATCCAAAATGAGTAGAGCaaaagttttttttgatatttctATTGATAACAAAAATGCTGGAAGAATAGTATTTGAACTATTTAATGATATTACTCCAAGGACAtgtgaaaattttaaatcattATGTATAGGAGATAAAGTAGGCTCACGAGGAAAAAATTTACactataaaaattcaatatTCCACAGAATTATTCCCCAATTTATGTGTCAAGGTGGTGATATAACAAATGGAAATGGATCTGGAGGTGAATCCATATATGGAAGATCATTTACCGATGAAAACTTTAAAATGAAACATGATGTCCCAGGTTTATTATCTATGGCTAACGCTGGACCAAACACCAACTcttcacaattttttattacattagTTCCATGCCCATGGTTAGATGGAAAGCATGTTGTTTTTGGAAAAGTCATTGAAGGTATGAATGTTGTAAGGGATATGGAAAGAGAAGGATCTAACAGCGGATACGTCAAAAGGGCCGTTGTTATAACCGACTGTGGTGAATTATAAGCAAATAATTAatcaacaaaaataattaactAATCCAAATAATTAGCAAAAGGTATTGTGTTTACAGTGTGTATTCCTACACTCCAATACTCGTAAGTATGCGACTGTGTAAGCAAAGATGGGTTtactataaaattaatttagtTTTAActgcatttttaatattatagaaatatttatatataatttttaattaatatatagaatgcttatataatatacatatattctGTGTAGAAActgcatttttttcattgaTACATGACAATATGAGAAACCCATTAGCcttaaatttgttaatttttgcACACACCTATTTAATACAACTAAAGtataatacattttgtGGAACAAACCTGTATATGCAGACTAACCATTTTGACTTTAAGAATACTTGtgaaaaacgaaaaaaatttaataaattaagaatatatttccaattttaattaaaaaaaggaaaatatgaCATTCTTATCGATTTTTCTAATAtcaacaatttttataaatatgctaataatagttttaaaaatcatattagcataaaataaagttttactttaaaaacaattacaaaaacatgttttttaaaaatatgaaaaaaattaattaatacattaaataaatatatttataatgtattgtcctttaaaatatttaaaggatatataataataaaaaattgaatattgttttatccGCTTCTCTTCATAAAGCGCTTATGTCATCATATGGCTTCTTCAAATTTTTGAGTTGATGCTTTTCTGATATTGTATAGGATACGATCAtaattgataatattatcTACATAAGtgataaaaagaaaaaagaaagaaaacatttttagtatccaaataaatatttatattcaattgttttaaaatattccgTTAAGAAATgtcatatattatcatagCTTTTAAGCTATGCATAGCATATACAGCATTGCATTTGTAATggctataaatataaatacatttgttgggttcttttattttattacctTGAAAAGGAATAAACAAATCCATATAGACAAGGCGAATGATAGCAGTGAAATGTTCGATAAGTAATTAAGTCTGAAATTTAAAACGAAagaaaatgcatatatccatatgaggcttatttattttattgtgggcatatataaacaagGGTATATAGCTTTATATGATCCGAAgattttcttattttcgCTTTTTCTACAAATTCTTACCTTGGAAGTGAACATACAATTAGGGTCACAACTGGCATTGACATATATCCAAGTCGTCTGAGCATTTAAAAGGTAAGCACGCattgtaaaaattgtgtagttgcaaaaatatatatgaaaaacagggtgaataaataaatcaaatgaaaatacataataatatcataAAAGTTTTACCTTGTTGGTATATGgggaaatgaaaaaatatttttgcaaGGGACTTCAAATGATACCGTGTTCATGTAATAAATGTTATTATTCGTTGTTCTAGAAATTAATACATCTGCTAATAAAGTctaaaaattggaaaaaaaaataattttattttttggccatatgtatatatatttatttacgcaagcatgcatatatgtattcaGTATATTTACTTGAAAATATCTGATTAAAGACTCggattttaatttgttgtACTTCAAAAGGTATGAATGCTTGCACCAATCAACGCCAACCTCAAGTAATAGAATA
This Plasmodium chabaudi chabaudi strain AS genome assembly, chromosome: 12 DNA region includes the following protein-coding sequences:
- a CDS encoding mRNA-capping enzyme subunit beta, putative (term=annotation;date=20160205;qualifier=removed_product=RNA triphosphatase, putative;qualifier=added_product=mrna-capping enzyme subunit beta, putative;qualifier=added_literature=pmid:11248030;qualifier=added_ec_number=3.1.3.33;qualifier=added_GO:0016887;curatorName=ucb@sanger.ac.uk;~;query 534-534;GPI_cleavage_site_score=1.1019999;~pfam_scan;Pfam:PF02940.11; E()=2.1E-75;score=253.1;query 17-337;description=mRNA_triPase;~iprscan;InterPro:IPR004206 : mRNA capping enzyme, beta subunit;Pfam:PF02940; score=2.2E-75;query 17-337;description=mRNA triphosphatase Cet1-like;~iprscan;InterPro:IPR033469 : CYTH-like domain;Superfamily:SSF55154; score=6.21E-55;query 2-380;description=CYTH-like domain superfamily), which codes for MVREAHELLDGSRPIPIDKITYELSQNIILAFDNNEHIKRSKDVQIEIEARIGLVVDKNKHRLKLPIYTDAIVENNFSDFQSGVDKDSFQYLLNYLHNMTRRNNTQPCKSNNDTNLNDNNKEGSINLNSTNKNDISSIGDSTNNGIDELGKKKNNNNNFMNEKENSVYEFVALKAYKSVDKYYILKNENNSRIRVTTNMDESENEKNQSMTKSLHKENINTWNVYLGNNKDYFDDDDEEEDNEDDETTKNKYNKNMNKQNNSKNKDNNIDDCLDYRISINLEHTKSISKLFLSKITPVYERYKERTSFINKYMGIQFDLTKIKTKDNNEFYEIEIEIPTKSIFKAMSNLRNKNDSNYLHFICSNLINNARGICSQLNLFKKNNFMKTGLNNNDILPSLPASQVNYSHSQSEQKLFKKYMHSVLPIVGDYMFRVVSKNEQMLQKKINDSNISNHDKFNMLKNIIDIRRHNKKCTISVTQTYAENRWKVIKNENSQNVIVLVSDSSDHSDEEEHQNSQYEKIKQNRASSQNSPYNNSSDNNPHFNDQYNEGDDYDNDDETINNKKNKDPSFYDDT
- a CDS encoding peptidyl-prolyl cis-trans isomerase, putative (term=annotation;date=20110510;qualifier=added_gene_name=CYP19A;curatorName=ucb@sanger.ac.uk;~;query 154-154;GPI_cleavage_site_score=0.9366999;~pfam_scan;Pfam:PF00160.17; E()=8.1E-49;score=165.7;query 9-168;description=Pro_isomerase;~iprscan;InterPro:IPR024936 : Cyclophilin-type peptidyl-prolyl cis-trans isomerase;PIRSF:PIRSF001467; score=1.4E-78;query 1-170;description=Cyclophilin-type peptidyl-prolyl cis-trans isomerase;~iprscan;InterPro:IPR029000 : Cyclophilin-like domain;Superfamily:SSF50891; score=1.61E-73;query 3-170;description=Cyclophilin-like domain superfamily;~iprscan;InterPro:IPR002130 : Peptidyl-prolyl cis-trans isomerase, cyclophilin-type;PRINTS:PR00153; score=5.0E-39;query 130-145;description=Cyclophilin-type peptidyl-prolyl cis-trans isomerase domain;~iprscan;InterPro:IPR002130 : Peptidyl-prolyl cis-trans isomerase, cyclophilin-type;PRINTS:PR00153; score=5.0E-39;query 24-39;description=Cyclophilin-type peptidyl-prolyl cis-trans isomerase domain;~iprscan;InterPro:IPR002130 : Peptidyl-prolyl cis-trans isomerase, cyclophilin-type;Prosite:PS50072; score=43.167;query 7-169;description=Cyclophilin-type peptidyl-prolyl cis-trans isomerase domain;~iprscan;InterPro:IPR002130 : Peptidyl-prolyl cis-trans isomerase, cyclophilin-type;PRINTS:PR00153; score=5.0E-39;query 117-129;description=Cyclophilin-type peptidyl-prolyl cis-trans isomerase domain;~iprscan;InterPro:IPR002130 : Peptidyl-prolyl cis-trans isomerase, cyclophilin-type;PRINTS:PR00153; score=5.0E-39;query 102-117;description=Cyclophilin-type peptidyl-prolyl cis-trans isomerase domain;~iprscan;InterPro:IPR002130 : Peptidyl-prolyl cis-trans isomerase, cyclophilin-type;PRINTS:PR00153; score=5.0E-39;query 59-71;description=Cyclophilin-type peptidyl-prolyl cis-trans isomerase domain;~iprscan;InterPro:IPR002130 : Peptidyl-prolyl cis-trans isomerase, cyclophilin-type;Pfam:PF00160; score=2.0E-48;query 10-168;description=Cyclophilin-type peptidyl-prolyl cis-trans isomerase domain;~iprscan;InterPro:IPR020892 : Cyclophilin-type peptidyl-prolyl cis-trans isomerase, conserved site;Prosite:PS00170; score=1.0;query 54-71;description=Cyclophilin-type peptidyl-prolyl cis-trans isomerase, conserved site), with product MSRAKVFFDISIDNKNAGRIVFELFNDITPRTCENFKSLCIGDKVGSRGKNLHYKNSIFHRIIPQFMCQGGDITNGNGSGGESIYGRSFTDENFKMKHDVPGLLSMANAGPNTNSSQFFITLVPCPWLDGKHVVFGKVIEGMNVVRDMEREGSNSGYVKRAVVITDCGEL